The genomic region aaatcactcaatggactaggacctaaatacattgcagatatgatcactattcatacacctaacagaccactcagatcactaggatcaagtcagttagaaataccaaaggttcacaccaaacaaggagaatctgcttttagttattatgctgctcgcatctggaaccagcttcctgaagagatcagatctgcagaaacattagtcacttttaaatccagactcaaaactcatctgtttagatgtgcatttacagaatgagcactgtgctgcgtccgaactgtgctactttgcttcttttattttaaactgttttaaatcaatctctttttgctttaaattcaatttatcttaaatcagtgtttttattttattttaatttctttcggAGGAGACAATGGGAAACTGAATTTTTTAGTCATGGCAGCAACCACTCTACTGAAACTGCTGTTATAGTTCATCACTTTAAAAGGGCTTTACTAGAAATTTTGTTTCTAATGTGGTCTTAAGCTAGCACTGAAGGCCTCTTTGTGCCCTTTCAACCAGAGCTAGGCCATGTGTTGTAAtgatagaataaaatatttcaaaaaacatattttaatgaatcagaACTAATGATTGAGCAGAGacactgaaaaagaaagaattatcTCTGCTGATGGAGGAGGTGAGCAAGAGGACCAGATGGTGGTGATGTATGTGGTTGTGTAGTTATTCTTCAGGAAAGTTCAAGGTGAAGTGGTAAAAAGAGGCACTAAATCACTTGGAATCCGATCTTCACAGATTGAGAGAGGAAAACAAATCGCTGAAAGCAAGTGTGCAAGAATGCCGACATTACAGTTGGAAGTGGTTTCTAAAGTTACACAATGTGCTGAaaaagttataattttttttttctctcatttgttTATCACCTTGCTGTATTGTGTGCTTTACTGGTTACTGGTTCTCCACCTCTCCCTTTATACCTATAGTAAATCTAGAAAAGTTATCGTTTTGCCATTCTTGTTCTTGTTGTTTAGCTGCTCTTGTTATAGAGAGCAAGTTTAAATCCTTATCACTTGTAACTTTAAATGTTACAGGTTTACGTGTCAGTCTGAAAagagatgtcttttttttgtaaaagctgattttattttattttttcaagaaaCTCACATAGAGAAGTTAGATTCTAAGTTTCGGAGGAGACAATGGGAAACTGAATTTTTTAGTCATGGCAGCAACCACTCTACTGAAACTGCTGTTATAGTTCATCACTTTAAAAGGGCTTTACTAGAAATTTTGTGCTGTGCTCTAATTTTGTAGATAGGTTATTGCTGTAATTAgacaatcaatcatttttatttatatagtgcttttaacaacacaggttgtatcaaagcactgaacagtagaagaagtagaagaatacaatgatatggatgtataatgatgagattaaacaatttgttattaaatgcagatacgggtctctgtaatcaattcaatgataaacgctagaagttaagtgtccccaacaatgcaagccagaggtgacagtggcaaggaaccaaaaccccatccatccagaatggagaaaaaaaaaaaccttgggagaaaccaggctcagttggacCAGTTCTCCTATGGCTttttttatgaggagtgttcccagttccagctgatctaattaatgcagcttaaaaatcctttaacggatttgaataatacaAGTGTGTTGgagtgttatgtgtaggctaggttaaaaagatgtgtctttaatctagatttaaactgacagactGTGTCAAGAGACAAGATAATGCCACCTTTATTGCTTGTTGTATATATggaaacattttctttacttttttgggAAAAGGGAATGGTCAGAGGAAAACTCTTTCATTTCTAACATTAATGTTATTGTTTCAAAAGATCCTAAAGTAATTTCAAAATTTGTTACCACGTTTTAGTAGTAATATTTATACTTGCAAATTTAATGATGtctgtgaaaaatatattgtattgaaACATGTAAATTAAATACGGTATTTAGGTGTAACACCTAGCCAGCAGAAGGAGCCCTCACCCGAGTACTAGCTTTGCTCCCTCTGCTTTTactctcatttcctgtttgagggctTTATATTCAGAGGCTTTATATTCATCATGTGCTTGATGCAAAGTATCGCCAGTATCACTGCCTTGCCAAGCCTTCTATTACCATTGTTCTTCTGACTGTCAAGTATATGATCTCTGCCAGTTTGCCTGACTACCAATTCTAAGACCTGTCCTTCTGATCTGTTTGCCTGTTTGTTGATCACTGTCTCAGGGATTTCCCCTAAACCTGTCAGCCTGTGGGACTGCGTCTCTGTGCATGACCCTCTGCctgatttatgtttatgtttgttgcCCTATCTTCTAATAAACTTCTGCACGTGGATTCTACATCGGCATTTGTTAATTTTAGACACTATTTCTAATTATCGATTGCGAAAAAATTtagatatttgaaatattctaGAGAACCCATTATTTTAGTCTTCTTTTTTATCACTGATTAAGTATCGCTTAGGAATTCAGGCAGCCCTCACTGAACCCTCAACACAACTTGGCAGTTCCAACATTACTCAGAGACTGAAGGGTGGTTATTATGCCTTAAGAGAGGACATCTAACTAAATAACCACAAAATTCCAAACAACTGCACCATGTTAATGATGGTGACAGagcacccaaaaatgtaaaaatggatAGCTATATCTTGGGTTAATTATTCTCTGTTCTGCCACAATATCGTGGACACATTGAAAAAGAATAATTTCAGAGAGTTCAGAATAAgtcaaatataacaatttattattattagttaggTAAAGTTATATCATGCCAATTATACAAACATTTGAAAGCCAATTCAGAGTTACATTTATGTCAATACAAAACATCAGTTTCTTAAAGGGCTACAGAATAATGTTTTGGCACttagaccagacaaagagatcttTAGATCAGTTGTAAAACCATGAAAAGATCTTTTGGGGTTTAGGTCCCCATGCTCCAGGGTCCCACCTGGCTGGAACATTTTCAGAGACCCTAAGGAGGACACACCCACTTCTCAAAagaacacagttctacaaagtttttaatatttttcataatacaagtgatttctgtaaaattgagaccaatttaccaattgCACTGAGAcctttaaaatgataacaaacatgaaagggagaaaaaacaggttcacaagacacatggtATATAATGCCTgtattcttaatgaactttaagtCAACTCTTTTAGATCAGAAAGAGGGGAGGAAGGAAGGGCAGGGGGTGAAGAGGGGTGTCTTAAAACAACAGGCTGAGGgtgttgttttctctctttgaaatgttttgtgtcTTTGTAGATCCCCTCTCAGATTAATTTTATTGCATGGCAGGTTTTTGGTTTACTTTTCATcaagaaataaataagcttcTTACACATTATTTGACAAACAGTTGGCAATTGGCCAATTGGCAAATGACAACAATATTCATGAAAAGCATTGACCAAGTTCCAAAAAttcttgagttttttttctcaagggCATCTGGCTTAAagttatttaatgaaattaaaataaatcataatctGCCTCTTTCTACTGTTTACAATATTCATGTTAAGGACTTAGGCATACACATCACAAAGGATAATACTTCACTTAATAATCTCAACATTTGGAATACCTTAAATAAGTGTAAgtcatatttaaatttgtggTCTCAAAGAGTCATTTCTATTATTGGAagatttttttctacaaaaatggAGTTCATTTCTAGACTCATTTACCCGGCCTGCTCAATctattttgctaaaaatgtaataaaaggtATAAACCAAgctaactttaattttatttggaaaagaaaaacattacattagaAAAAGAATGTTGGTCAAAGAATATGATAAAGGAGGACTGAAATCCCTTGACATTGAAGGGTAAGCAtaatgttttttccttttaagaTGATCACTGAAAAAGTTCTTCGGGTTGGCAGGCAGACGGCGAGATGACCAGAGCAGTAGCTGTGAGGGTAAGTGGCTGCAGGTGCGGGTGATTAGTATTCTGGTGATTGTGAGAGTGAGTTGGAGAGCCCATACGGCATGACCGGCATGATACGGCATGATTCATAGTGGCCAATAGGGGTGATGAAGgcagtcttccactcgtctcctTTGTGGATCCGAATAAGATTATATGCACTCCGGAGGTCTAACTTGTTGCAGATACACAATTCCTTTAGATCTTCCAGTGTGTGGCTGTTTCATTGCATGCGTGATACCAATAGAGTAGGGATAACCAGCATTTCTAACCGGCATGCACCTTGCGGTGATCACCAGTGATCTCAAACAAGCCTATTGTCAGTTAAGTCCACTTCAACAGATATCCCGTGCTTAGGGAATAGCAAATACTTAAGGGTACTTTctctaaaacaacaaatattacccaaaaatgcatatttttttaatggaattttactgttgtgttactgtaatgaaaAAACAGGATGTTACTGTCAGAATATGGCAGATTTGTTTTGTATGTAGTTCCAAGCGGACTAGGCTACTGACTAAATTTTGATAATTGTAACCactacattatattaaacagcAGCTCACTCTTGTCAACAgatatcaataaaacaaaagcccTTTTTTAAGTTAAGGAATTtgcattttgtattaatttgcaCAGCTTAAACAGAAATGACATTCTGCACCTCCACATTTGCTGCACTAAATAAGAGAGTTGCAGTTCAAATTAATAGAGCCTAAATTTAAAAGATACTAACATCTAATGTAAACATCATGCCTTAATAAATTAGTCTGtatatgctaaaatgtaaaaaatgtattcatttatctGTTGAGTTTACCCTCACTGTCCCATCAGTAGACTATTGTCTAAATAATGTTCCAGTATTGATATGCTCATATTTGTCTTTAAGAGGaatcttaatatatatactttcctgtcagatttataaaatgtaataataaattcaagAATTCCATATTTTTCTCTTCCAAACTTTAACAATATTCTGTCTTATCTCTTTGGTTTGTAAACCGTATACTAAGGGATTTAATCCTGGTGGAATAATGTGAAACATTATACTACCTAGTTTCCTACTTTCAGAATATTCAGGGAAAcgatgaagaaaaataaaaatggctccagaaataaacatgattatATAAACAGCTAAATGAGTGCTACAGGTTTTTATAGCTTTGCTGTTGAGTGCTTTGTTTTTGCTCCTTATACATAGAACAGCAATCTtgatgtatgttataaatatagataCTGCTGACAGACAGGCTATAATTATGGAATAAATAAGTCCAAATGCATTGTTAATAGCTACATTTTCACAGGACAGTTTAAAAAGTGAGGCATTATCACAGAAAGGGTTTTCAATTGTTGATCTGCAGTGAGTCAGACGAAGAGTCAGACCTATCATTATTGTCACCATAAGTACTGCTAGCCCCCAGGCTAATGCTGATAGTTTAATAACCATTTTATTGGTCATTATAGCAGAATATCTCAGTGGATTGCATATAGCCACATATCTGTCAAACGCCATAATCATTAACACATAGTGACACGCTGCtgtaaatacatgcacaaaATAAGCTTGAATAACACATTccatatatgtaatataacgCTCTGAGGCTTCTCTCAAAATATCTTGCATTAGGCGTGGCAAAATGACAGTTGTCCCTATTACATCATTTACTGGCAGGTTACAGAACAGAAAATGCATAGGGTCATGCAGTTTCTTCTCTGttgaaatgataaatataagTGTAATATTTGAtacaattgcaaaaatataagctaagaaaagcacaataaaaacaggGTAGGAGGACTGATGTGTAACTTTGAGTCCCTCCACAAGAAGAATGCTGTATCTAAACGTCAGGTTGTCCATTGCTTGTTAACACAATACCTGCAAACAGAGAAGCAAACATACAACATTtgagtattaatatttttaactcaactgtttaattgaatatattacatatttaaaaattaaacccTTTCATTCTATTGTGCCTGATttcaatatgtatataacatggcaacaatattataaaaaagtaaaaatgtgaatgtaatGATAAGCaataaacaaaagcaataaagaaaaaaaaaaaacaacctttacaTATTTTCACAAGGTACTTTTAGAGATGCACAAACAAAATGTTGCCTAATGAAAAGTAATATCCGCTGATAGCTGTCTGTACACATTAATGTATAGATTTATATGTAATGTcaacatataaatgtaaatactgtatctTGCCTTAGTTTCCTTAAAATTCTCCTTATATTGATTTAGTCACACAGTTGTTTGTATAAAAGTTTTACTGCCCTTACTTTTTAATGAGGGGTTTATATGAGTCTTCTTTTTCATCAGCCCAACAGGGAAAACTGATTCATAGCATTTGTTGCCATGAGCAGCAAGACTCTTGGTTGTGTTGATTTGTATGAGTTTGGTTTTCActgaactaataataattataaaaaaaaaaaaaaaacattcctcattttcaaaaacttgTTTACACATCACACAGATTATCTATTTTGGactaaaacagacattttcGAACtgccagaaaaacaaaaaataacacaaataagcCCTATTTGGACAGGACTAGTTTTACACTCTTGGTTTTTTAATCCTGTCCGAATCTGccatgtctgtgtttttgtctcaCAACCTATGTGAAAATTCAAGAGTAAATTGCCTACTGTTTTTCagcaaacaaagagaaaactaaTCCTTTCCGAATGCAATGTCTGTGATTGCCAgtgatattattttttgctatgTCTTTTTACTTTGGTGTTTTGACCAAAGTGAATTACTGTAGATGCTTTTACCGCATGTACCTTTTGATatagaaatgagaaaaatatataacaataatttaataaaaagccaGATCACGTAAACTGTTAAGACTGGCTATTGTAATATCAGTATCAGGTAAGATTACTCGCGTTCAATTCTGCACtccattatttaatgttttaatgatatgTACCTTTAGCtaaattaaacatatacatttactacaaataaaaaaattagtaataaaataatcacacatTATCATTAAATGGCTAGTATTCCTACTAGCCATTTAGCTTTACAATGGTGTTTGTGATTATACTAATCCGAATGACTATACGCAATGCCAGTGATCTCAGTGACAACCAGACATACAAAACAGACCCTCTCCACCTCCTGTTAGTCCTGTCTGAAATGATACATAAAAATCACAGACCTCAAGTGGTATGAATCAAAACTCTCTCATAGTTTAGGGAGTTACTGACAAGAGTTAGCCCGGCTATTTGCAGCTCAGGCTCTGGATCCCAACTCCTCGAAAGGTGCTGGACTCTCCACTAATCTGATGTTGCCCATAGTGAGAGATGAcgggctggtgtgggcttgctcatagtcCCCCAGCTTAGCCTGTACTttgcaaaagcactttataattacattttttcacattttgatgTGTTTATAGATATTTAGCTAAAGCATCTTTAAAGCTATCTCttctatattttgctgcactgaGCATTCCTTCTACTCTGATGAGTCCCTCAGCCCCTGCCACTGAAAAACAGCATGAGGCTGTTACCAGCACACTTGACTTTTGGGATTGTATTCTGCAGGTCATGAGCAAAGCTGGTTCCctttcaaaaaatattctcGAAGCTGCATTCAATAGTgcgtcttttgttttgtttttgttttgttcggttgttgaagcatgtatGTCAAACACGTTAAAGTTTGGCTCACATAACCTCGGTTAGGTTACTTCATTACACGCACCTGAGGTTATAAATAAGCATGAAATGGAAACATCCTCAAACATCCTTTTGTATTCAATAGGAttgagacggtctctgtaatcaatttgacgttagtcgctagaagttaagtgtccccaacaaagcaagccagactcgacagcagcaaggaaccaaaaccccatccatgcagaatggagaaaaaaaaaaccttgggagaaaccagactcagttggggccagttctcctctgaccagatGCCCAGCACTTATCTTCCAGTTATactttaaacgcagctgtgtcagatagtgtaaattactttgtgtgtgtgtgtgtgtgcacatcaggatctggtgatctatCCACggagcgcatctaggtgttctggtctctgaagaacataatctctgggagCTAATCCACCATCTATTCAGGATAcgaactgtgaaacagattaagtaagaaacaagactaatattagcgtagatgccattctttttacaatgtcacaagtacattgtgttttaggagtactgttcccggttccagcagatctaattaatgcagcctaaaaatcctttaacagatttgaataataaaagtatgttggtgtgttatgtgtagactaggttaaaaagatatgtctttaatctatatttaaactgacagagtgtgtctgcttcccgaacagagttagggagattgttccagactTTAGATGCTAGATAGGAACATGATCTGCtgcccgcagtcgattttgatattctaactataatgtgataagatctcgctcaagtattgagaagctaaaccattcagggatttatatgtaattaataagattttaaaatctatccgatgtttgatagggagcaagtgcagtgttgacagaaccgggcttatataatcatacttcctagttctagtaaggactctacctgctgtgttttggactagctgaagtttgtttatcaagcatgcagaataaccacccaataaagcattacaataatctaaccttgaggttaTAAAcccatgaattaatatttttgcattagatgttgaaagcatagatcgtaatttagatatatttttaagatgaaaaaacacagttatacagaaaaggaaaaattgctgtcaaacagcacaactaggttcctaactgatgatgaagacttaacagagcagccatcaagtgtgaGTAGACTGTgttttagattattatatgtgaggtttttaggtccaattattagcacctctgttttttcagaatttagcattaagaagttactcatcattcagttttttatatcaattacgcattctgttagattctcaatttggtgtctatcaccaggctgcactgaaatatagagctgagtatcatcaacATAGCattgaaagctaacaccatgtctcctgataatatcttcCAGAGGttacatgtataggttgaaaagtaacagtCCTAGCACTGAGGGGGACCAACTGAAAGATGCTGGCCTTCCAGCCAATGTAATGCACTAGGGCTCCCTCCACCAGAAGGTCTTATGCCCTCAGATGGCATAAGATGTTTTTGAAGATTGGTGCATGGCACATcatgcagacccagttcacTGCTAGATTGTTTCTGTGCTGGAGATTCTGCAAGAGAAATTGTCCTCTGACACATGCCCTAATACGCTCAGAAATTACATGGGCACCATTTCGGCCTGCCATATTCTGATTGATAGGGTTTCTGTGGGAAAGCACCCTCTAGTTGTCCACCTAATTCATGGAGCTAAGCGGTT from Puntigrus tetrazona isolate hp1 chromosome 21, ASM1883169v1, whole genome shotgun sequence harbors:
- the LOC122326765 gene encoding olfactory receptor 146-like encodes the protein MDNLTFRYSILLVEGLKVTHQSSYPVFIVLFLAYIFAIVSNITLIFIISTEKKLHDPMHFLFCNLPVNDVIGTTVILPRLMQDILREASERYITYMECVIQAYFVHVFTAACHYVLMIMAFDRYVAICNPLRYSAIMTNKMVIKLSALAWGLAVLMVTIMIGLTLRLTHCRSTIENPFCDNASLFKLSCENVAINNAFGLIYSIIIACLSAVSIFITYIKIAVLCIRSKNKALNSKAIKTCSTHLAVYIIMFISGAIFIFLHRFPEYSESRKLGSIMFHIIPPGLNPLVYGLQTKEIRQNIVKVWKRKIWNS